Within the Flavobacterium sp. CG_23.5 genome, the region GATTTTATGTATTGATGACGACCCCATAACACTTATGTTATGCAAAAAGGTACTTATCAAAGCATCTTTTTCAAATGAAATTATCACATCGCAAAACGGAGAAGAAGCACTTTGTTACTTCAATACTTTAAAATACACCAACACAGAAAGTGAATTAAAAAAACATCCGCAATTAATTTTTTTAGATTTAAACATGCCCGTAATGGGAGGTTGGGAATTCTTAGAGCAATTTAATACCGAAGCATTTTCTGAATTTAAGAATATAAAGATTATAGTACTTTCCTCAACCATAGACCCTGAAGATCTGGAAAAATCTAAAAAGTATCCTATGGTAATTGATTTTTTATCAAAACCTATTACCCTAGCTATGCTTGAATACTTAAAAAATAAAATTTAATAAAAATAGCGTATATAAAAAAAGCTCCCAATGTGATTGGGAGCTTTTTTTATAAGTAGGTAAATTATATTAATTACAATTTAGCAACGTGTTTCGTTAACTTAGATTTCAAATTAGAAGCTTTGTTATCATGAATGATATTCTTCTTAGCTAATTTATCAATCATAGATATTACATTTGACAATTTAGATGTAGCATCAACTTTATCAGTAGCTATTCTTAATGCTTTGATTGCATTACGAGTAGTTTTGTGTTGGTATCTGTTTAATACTCTTCTCTTTTCGTTACTTCTAATTCTCTTTAGAGCTGATTTATGATTTGCCATTTTATTGCTTTTTTATCTTTTACTATTTTTTTTTGTAGTCCGTAAGGGAATCGAACCCCTGTTACCAAGACGAAATCTTGGCGTCCTAACCCCTAGACGAACGGACCTTATCCTCCTAAGTTATTTGTCAATCTAAATTGAACTTGTAGCCCGTAGCGGAATCGAACCGCTCTTACATGGATGAAAACCATGCGTCCTAACCGATAGACGAACGGGCCATTTTCCCTCTAAGTTCGGGATGACTTTAATCTGCAAAAAAAATAGTAGCCCGTAGCGGAATCGAACCGCTCTTACATGGATGAAAACCATGCGTCCTAACCGATAGACGAACGGGCCCTGCTTCTCTAATGCGGATGCAAAAATACAACTATTTTTGAGACGCACAATAGCTGATGCAAAAAAAATTATTTTTTTTTAATATGCCTTCGCAAATAACACTCTTCCAACTGATGGTTCCCCAGTAAAAACGCAGCTTCCCGCCTCTTCTACTCGGTCTAAAGGGATACATCTAATGGTCGCTTTAGTGAGGTCTTTAATCTTTTCTTCAGTAGCTGCAGTTCCATCCCAATGAGCTGATACAAAGCCTCCTTTATTGTCTAAAACTTGTTTAAATTCATCAAAACTATTTACTTCGGTAATATGTGTATCACGATAATTTAATGCCTTTTCGAACAAATCAATTTGAATTTGAGCCAATAAATCATTGATATAAGTTACAATTCCGTCTTTTGAAATAGTTTCTTTTGTCAATGTATCTCTTCTTGCTACTTCAAAAGTTCCATTTTCTAAATCTTTTGGCCCTACAGCAATTCGAACCGGAACACCTTTCAATTCCCATTCAGCAAACTTGAATCCTGGTTTTTGAGTCGTTCGATCATCATATTTGACAGCAATTTTCAATTTCTTCAATTCTGACACTAACACATTAACAACTGAAGTGATTTCCTCTAATTGCTCATCTGTTTTGTGAATTGGAACAATAACAACTTGAATCGGTGCTAAATTAGGAGGCAGAACCAATCCTTTATCATCAGAATGTGTCATTACCAACGCTCCCATCAATCGAGTGGAAACCCCCCAAGAAGTTCCCCAAACATGTTCTTGCTTCCCTTCTGCATTGGCAAATTTAACGTCAAAAGCTTTGGCAAAATTTTGCCCTAAAAAGTGCGAAGTCCCTGCTTGCAATGCTTTCCCATCTTGCATCAAGGCTTCGATACAATAGGTTTCCTCTGCACCAGCAAATCGTTCCGTTTCGGTTTTGAAACCTTTTATAACTGGAATTGCCATAAAGTTTTCAGCAAATTCAGCATATACATGCATCATTTTCTCTGATTCTTCAATAGCTTCTTTTTTGGTGGCATGAGCAGTATGTCCTTCTTGCCATAAAAATTCCGCGGTACGCAAAAACAATCTTGTTCTCATTTCCCATCTCACAACATTCGCCCATTGATTAATAAGCAACGGTAAATCTCTATAGGATTGAACCCATCCTTTGTAGGTTGACCAAATAATGGCTTCACTTGTTGGACGAACAATTAATTCTTCCTCTAGTTTTGCATTTGGGTCAACCATAAGCTTCCCTGGTCTATCGGGATCATTTTTTAATCTATAGTGTGTTACAATCGCACATTCCTTTGCAAATCCTTCTGCATTTTTCTCTTCTGCTTCAAACATACTTTTTGGAACAAACAATGGAAAATAGGCGTTTTGATGTCCCGTTTCTTTAAACATTCGATCCAATTCCGCTTGCATTTTTTCCCAAATTGCATAGCCGTAAGGTTTGATAACCATACAGCCTCTAACTCCTGAATTTTCGGCTAAATCAGCCTTGACAACCAGTTCGTTATACCATTTTGAATAATCTTCTGATCTTGTAGTTAAGTTCTTACTCATATTGAATAGTTTGGCATAAATTTTGTTTTAATTATTTTTAACTAAATAGTTCCGCAAAACTAACTATTTTTGTAATGTGCAACAATAAAAAACACCCTAGATATGAAAACTAATACTTTTTCTTTCTCAAATGCTCCAATATTTTATATTGTTGCATTTTTGAGCATTTTGTTAACTTCATGTGGCTCGTATCAAAATAGTTCCTATTATGATAGCGATGGTATATATGGAAACAAAGACAATAGAAATATTGAAAGAGCGTCCCAAGTTAGTTCAAATAATCGATACAAGGATTACTTTAGTTCTTTACAAGACGACAATCAATCTACTGAAATTTTTACCGATGTAGATAAGTACAATAATTATAGTTTAGATAACGACAACCAGCAAAACAATAGCGCAAACTATCCTGGATGGGGCAGCAATCCTCAAAGCGTAAGCATCAATGTTTATGATACCGGATGGGCAATGAATAACTGGTACGGAAACAATTGGGGTTGGAATGGCGGATATGGCTGGGGAATGAATGTTGGTTTTGGCTGGAATAATTGGGGCTGGAACAACTGGTATGGAAACAATTGGTATGGAAACAATTGGGGTTGGAACAATCCGTACTACTACGGATGGGGTGGATACGCAAGTTATGGATGGAACTATCCTTACTATGGTTATTCAAATTATGGTTATTACAACAATAATAATTATTCCAATAATCCAAGCAGAAGAGGTTCTTCTTATCAAAATTCAGTGAAAGGTACTAGAAATTACAGTTCAAGAAATTATTCTCAAAATCAGTCCAATTCTACCAGAGGATCAAATTATTCTGATTCTAGAAGAAACTCAACTTATTATAACGGTACAAGAACCAGTCCTACCTTTTCAAGAGGAAATGGTACACAACAACAAAATAATAATTATAACAATCCTAGCAGAAGATCAAACACAAACGGTCAACAAAACTACAACCGTTCCAATAACCAAAATTATTCACCATCTAGATCTAATAACTCCAGGTCTAATGAAAGTTATTCCCCATCAAGATCAAATAACTCAGGTTCCTATGACAACTCCAGATCTTCAGGAGGTGGCAGTAACAGCGGCAGATCATCTGGTGGAAGCGGAAGGAGAGGTAACTAAAAAATCTATTTATACTTTTTAATAAAAAAAAAAAATCAAAACTATACTTGAAATAAAATGAAAAAATATTTATTCCTATTATTAACTGGCTTAACTTTCAGCGTGGCCCAATCGCAAGAAATATCAGATGCTATACGATATGCGCAAGACAATTTAAATGGAACGGCACGTTTTAGAGCAATGGGTGGCGCATTTGGAGCACTTGGTGGTGATTTATCAGCCATAAACGTAAATCCGGCAGGCTCGGCAATCTTCGCAAATAATCAAGTGGCCATTACCCTGAGTAATTACGATACAAAAAACAACTCCAATTATTTTGGCACTTCAACAACTGAGAAGAACAATTCCTTCGATTTAAATCAGGCTGGAGGAGTTTTTGTATTTAATAGCGGAAACCCAACTAGTGACTGGAAAAAGTTCGCCCTATCAATGAATTATGACAACGTAAATAATTACAATAATTCTTCGTTTTCCGCCGGAACTAATCCTAACAATTCAGTAGCTAATTATTTTTTAAGTTATGCTAATGGCGTTCCATTAAATGTTTTAGATAACTCTAGCTATGCAAGTTTAGATAATGGGGCACAACAAGCTCTATTAGGATATCAAGGCTTTGTCATCAATGCAGTTGATGAAAATAATCCTAATAATACGCAATACACTTCAAATGTTCCTGCAGGCGGTAATTATTATCAAGAAAACTCGATTATCTCTAGTGGCTATAACGGAAAATTATCATTTAATGCCGCTACCTCTTATAGAGATAAATTATATATTGGATTAAACTTAAACTCTCATTTCACGGATTATAGAAAATCTTCCCGTTTTTATGAAGACAATGATAATGCTTTGGATGCCAATTATAAAATCAAGAGGTTGAGCTTTGACAACGAATTATATACTTACGGAACCGGTTTTTCATTTCAAGCGGGCGCGATTGCAAAAATAACCAATGAAATTCGTGTAGGATTAGCTTACGAATCTTCGACCTGGTATCATTTAAGTGATGAGTTTTCTCAAAAATTAGTTGCGGTAAGCAGTAACTCCAGCGGTGAATTAAGTCCAGATGTTGTAGATCCGCAAATTACTAATTTATACCAACCTTATAAATTACAAACACCAAGTAAAGTAACAGGAAGTTTCGCTTATGTTTTTGGGAAATCAGGATTGATAAGTGTTGATTACTCGATGAAAGATTATAGCAAGACCAAATTCAAACCCGAAAACGATACTTATTTTAGTGCTGTCAATAGTAATATGAATGCTATTCTTGATAAAACTAATGAATTACGTTTGGGTGCAGAATATAAAATTGAAGCATGGAGTTTAAGAGCAGGATACCGTTTTGAACAAAGTCCTTATAAAAACAAAACAACCGTAGGCGATTTAAAAGGTTATTCAGGAGGTTTGGGTTATAACTTTGGTTCAACCAAAGTAGACTTGGCTTATTCTACGGCAGAAAGAAATTCGCAACAAGGATTCTTCAGTCAAGGATTAACTGACGGTGCAGAAATTAAATCTATCAATAATAATGTCTCTTTGACTTTATTATTTGAATTGTAAATCTCCCTAACCCTCGAAGAGGTTATAGAAAAGAATAAAAATTGAATTAAAATATCCGTTTCATGATTTGAGACGGATTTTTTTTGAAAAAGGTGTTAAAAACCTTAAAAGTAGTAAAGTAGCCCCGATAAAAGCGTCATCCATTGTACCCGGGGTTCGGGTACAATGATACAGCGGTTAGCGGGACAGCGGGTGATGAAAAAAGCCAAAGGTTTGTGCTCCTGAACAAATTAATAGAAACTGAAACAAGTTCAGTTTAAATAAAAATCGTAATTTTGCAAAATTCCCAAATTATCGGGATTATAATACTATGAGAACGAAGTCTTTAAAAAAGAATAAAATAAACGTAATCACTCTTGGGTGTTCGAAAAATGTATATGACAGTGAAGTGCTTATGGGTCAACTCCGTGCTAGCGGAAAAGATGTTGAACATGAAGCGCCAGCCGAAAGTGAAGGGAATATTATAGTTATAAATACATGTGGATTTATTGATAATGCCAAGGCAGAATCAGTAAATATGATTTTAGAATATGCTGATAAAAAAGAAAGAGGTTTAGTTGACAAAGTTTTTGTTACCGGATGTCTTTCGGAGCGTTACAAGCCTGATTTAGAAAAAGAAATTCCAAATGTGGATCAGTTTTTTGGGACTACAGAATTGCCTGCACTATTGAAAGCATTGGGCGCGGATTATAAGCATGAATTATTAGGAGAACGTTTAACGACTACTCCAAAAAATTACGCGTATTTAAAAATTTCTGAAGGTTGTGACAGACCATGCAGTTTTTGTGCGATTCCATTAATGCGAGGAAAAAACGTTTCTCAAACTATTGAAAAATTAGTGAAGGAAGCAGAAGGCTTGGCTAAAAACGGCGTTAAAGAACTAATTTTGATTGCTCAGGATTTGACTTATTACGGTCTTGATCTTTATAAAAAACGTAATCTTGGCGAATTATTGGAAGCATTAGTAAAAGTGGAAGGAATCGAATGGATTCGTTTGCATTACGCCTTCCCTACTGGTTTTCCTATGGATGTTTTGGAAATCATGAAACGCGAGCCTAAGATTTGTAACTACATTGATATTCCTTTGCAACATATTTCAGATTCTATCTTGAAGTCTATGAGAAGAGGAACGACGCAGGCAAAAACAACAAAATTATTGAAAGATTTCCGTGAAGCTGTTCCTGGGATGGCGATTCGTACTACTTTAATAGTAGGGTATCCTGGAGAAACGCAGGAAGATTTTAATATATTGAAAGAATTTGTTCAAGAAATGAAATTTGACAGAATGGGTTGTTTTGCTTATTCTCATGAAGAAAATACACATGCTTATTTGCTTGAAGATGATGTTCCAGACAATGTAAAACAAGATCGTGCAAACGAAATAATGGAATTACAATCACAAATTTCTTGGGATTTGAACCAAGAAAAAGTAGGACAAGTATTCAAGTGTATTATAGACAGAAAAGAAGGCGGACATTTTGTAGGCCGAACTGAATTTGACAGTCCAGATGTTGACAATGAGGTTTTAATTGACGCGTCAAAGCATTATGTAAAAACAGGTGAGTTCGTAATGATAAAAATTATTGAAGCAACTGAATTTGACTTGTACGGAGAACCAGTTTAAATTTGAATTATTTTTCTAATAATATCTTTAAAACATTTAATATGAAAGCATTCCAAATACTTGTGACCTGCGCAGTACTATTATTTTCTATCAACACGATTTCGGCACAATATGGCGGTAACGGTTATAATAATGGATATGGCGGTGGTTATGGAAATGGGCGTAATCAAATGAATAGCGGAATGAGTCATGATTCTAGCAGAGATAAACCAAGAGAAATTCCAGTTGAAGAAACCGTTGGGAAAATAATGAGTAAACTTAAACCGGCTATTGATCTTGATGAACTTCAGGAAATTGCAATCTCGAACATTTTTACCGAAAGTATAAAGTCTGAAACTGCAATAATAAAAGGACAAACTAGTCAAGATGACAAAATCAAAGAATTTCAAGCCCTGTCGGAAGTGACAGATAGAAAAGTAAAGGAACTATTAAATAGCGATCAAAAAGAAAAATACATCGCTTTTATCGAAGAAAGCAAAAATCCAAAAAAATCCAAAAAAAATAAATAATTCGTTCTTTGCAACGTCAAAAATGTAATCATAAATAAGCATGAGGAATTCTTTTTATTACTTAATTTTAGCTTTCATTATCACCTCTTGTGCTTCAAATCCTTATAAGGCAACTGAGAAAATATACGATAAAAAACTACATGACTTAAAAGAAACTCTTTCAAACAAAGAATCGATTTCTTTACCATTAGGTAATAATTATAAAATTACAGTTGATACCTTGTACACCAATCAATTGCACAGTGTTAAAGACTCTATTTCAAGAACAAGTCTTACAATATTAAAAAATGGTGTAAATACCGAATGGATTAGCACGGTGAATTTTAATTTAAGGAAGCCTAATTTTATCATCATTCATCATACCGCACAAGATTCAATACAGCAAACGATAAAAACATTTACGCTGGCAAATACACAAGTAAGTGCGCATTATGTGATTGCAAATGACGGTCGAGTGATACAAATGTTGAATGATTATTTAAGAGCTTGGCATGCTGGTGCTGGGTCTTGGGGGAAAAATACCGATATCAATTCTGCATCAATAGGAATTGAGCTTGATAATAATGGAACAAAACCTTTCTCTGAATTACAGATAAACAGTTTATTGGCTCTTTTGACCAAATTAAAAAAGGACTATAACATTCCTGCTCAAAATATTATTGGTCATTCGGATATTGCTCCTGCCAGAAAAAAAGACCCTAGCGCTTTATTTCCTTGGAAAACTTTAGCGGAAAAAGGGTTTGGGATTTGGTCCAATGAGATATTAGAAATTGCTCCGGTCGACTTCAATGTAGAGCAAGCGCTGCGGATTATAGGTTATGACACAAAAAACCTTCCTGTAGCGATAATGGCTTTCAAATTGCATTATGTTCAAACAGATATTAATGATGTGTTAGATGATAATACTAAAAATATTATTTACTCGATCTTCAAACAACAGTAATTTTGTTTAACCAACAAAATAAGGAAAACGATTTTTTGAATATATCAAAGAATCGTTTTTTTTATTCATATCCTTCTCTGCCTATTTTCTTTATCTTAAATGCACTTTGAGTACTACAACTAATAATAAAAAAAAGCTGCCACAACATATAAAAGAATGTCATGGCAGCAAAAAAAAAATATTGTCTTATCTAATTTAATTAGAAGCTGTAAGTTGTTGCCAACAAAACATAGGCATTAGAACCTGATGGATTTGAATTGCTGTCCATAAATATATCTTTGGATGAGAGATCAACTCTAACCTCAGGAATGATTGTTAAATTTCCAACTTTGTAGTTCAATGAAAGCGTGTTACCTACGATACTAGATCCACCTAAAGTTGAAAGAGTTACGGCCGCGTCAGTTGCGTCAAAATACTCTAATCTGTATGCTAAACTAATATTGTCTTTTGCAGCATAATTGGCATATCCAATTAAAGCAAACCATTTTTCATCATTTGCACTAGTGACATCATCATTTATCAATGCATACGTTCCATTAAATCCTAAAGAAAATTTATCAGTAATCTTTTTAGATGCTACAACATCAAATTGCGTTTTATTCACTGTAGTTGCCGGATTTGAACTACCGGAAGTTGCATTAAAGTATACACTTCCTGAATCTCCCACATAAGCCACTTGTCCTATGAATGTTTTTTGCGTAGAACCAGCTTCAATCGTTGTTTTAAAATCCGTTGGATTCGTTACCCCAGCCATAAAACTAACTTTACCTGAAGTATATTGCGCTTTTACTCCAGTGTTAAAAAATGGTCCATTAGTAAAAGCGTAGGACATACTGTAGTTTTTATTATCGACAGCATCCAATAATTCATATCCGATATGCGTAGTAAAGCTACCTCCAATAACTTTAAATTTTTCCGAAAATTCGTAAGTAAAAATCAATTGCTTTATCATAAATGAACTTGCTTTATCATTGTATGTAAATTCTTTAGCTCTGTTTCCAAAACCTAAATCAACGAATACAGATCCTTTTCCTATTTTGTGAGATGCCTCTATGGAAGCCATTCCTAACTCAAATGAGTTGTGAGAATTAGTAAAACTAGTTTTTCCGTTCCCTGCTAAATTTGCAAAATCATATTTATAATACATATCAGCCGATCCTCCAAAAGTAGTAGCTGGTGCTGGTGCATCTTGTGCAAATGTTATGCTTGTCGTTAGTAAAATTACTAAAATAGTTAATGCTTTTTTCATGTTTAATTTAGTTTTAGTTATTAATCTGGTTGGGTATTATTTGGTTGAACTTTATAAAATATTCTCGTTTTACACTGGTCACTCTCTAAAATTGTAAAAAAAGTACCATAATTACTCTTTTTTTCTTGAAGTAAAACCCCTTTTCCTTTTGGCGAATTTATTAACTTTTATGCGACTTGATTAAATAATATTTACTTATTTGGTTATTTTTGAGAAGAATTATTGATAACAAAAAATCATTGTGGAATAATAAATATTTCATATTATTATCGTAATATTTTAAAAAATTCATAATTTAAATATTACGCCTTACCCCTATTTTTTTAATACAAAATATAAAAAAAATAAAAAAAAGTAGAAATTACATCTGTTTTTAAATCAAATAAAATAAACACCCCCTATTTAAATAGTGTATTTTTTAAAAATATTTTATTTCATCACACTTGTCACTATCCGTCAGAACATAAAAAATAGAAAGTTAATGTGATTCAAATTACACATTTGATGGTAGCCTAACAGATGTTAATTTTGTTTTAAATTTCATAAAATAATATTGATTTCATTTGTTAAATTCTATTTTTGCGGTAATGAAGATCGTCGCACAAATATTATTATTTATTTTTATTGCTTTTCTTTTAACACCTACAATTGTTAGTGTTATAGAGAAAAGTACCGATACTTCTATTACCTATAGTTTTTTTGAAGAAGAACAATCACACAAACAGATTAAAGCAATTTTTCATTTTGATATTGCTTATGAAATAATTCATTTATCGGAATTAACCTCAAGTCTTATTCTGTCAGAGAATTTGTCTAAGCACGATATTATTTCTTCGACTATATTTATTCCCCCGCCTGACCACCTTTAATACATTGTTAATTTTAAAATTTTAAAATTAAATTGCTCGCATTATAACAATGTGAAAAAAATCTTTGTGTTTAATTTTTAGTGAGGTATAATGACAAAAAAAATCAATCTTTTTGCTAACCTTAAATCCGATTTCGCGTCTGGTTTAGTGGTTTTTCTGGTGGCGCTACCATTGTGTTTAGGTATAGCAATGGCGTCTGGAGCACCATTATTTTCGGGAATAATTTCAGGTATTATAGGTGGAATAGTTGTGGGCTATCTGAGTAAATCACATTTAAGTGTCTCGGGTCCAGCAGCAGGTTTAACCGCTATTGTTCTTACGGCGATTACTGATTTAGGTGCATTTGATATTTTTTTAACTGCGGTTTTTATTGCGGGTTTAATCCAATTAGCGTTGGGATTTATCAAAGCGGGAACTATTTCAAATTATTTTCCAACTAATGTAATCGAAGGAATGCTGGCCGGAATTGGAATTATTATTATTCTGAAACAATTGCCGCATGCCTTTGGTTATGACAGTGATTTTGAAGGAGATCAAGCCTTTTTAGAATTAGACGGAAGCAATACATTTTCTGCATTACTGGCTGTTTCTAATTATATCCAATTGGGTTCCATTATAATAACGGTACTTTCATTACTAATTTTAATTGCCTGGGATAAGGTTCCTTTCTTAAAAAAATTAAAATTAGTACCTGGAGCTCTTATAGCAGTAGTTGTTGGTGTTGTTTTAAACGAGATTTTCACATCATCCGGAAGCTCTTTGGCTATAGCCACAGAACATTTAGTTTCATTACCAGTTCCAACGACTTTGGAAGAGTTTAAACAAATAATTGTCACCCCTAATTTTTCTGGAATTACGAATTCCAAAGTTTGGGTCGTTGCCTTTACTATAGCAATTGTTGCCTCGATTGAAACCCTATTAAGTGTTGAAGCAGCGGATAGAATGGATGTCCAGAAACGGTACACCGATACCAATGCGGAATTAAAAGCGCAAGGAATTGGAAACATGGTGAGTTCTCTATTAGGTGGTTTACCATTAACATCTGTAATTGTACGTACATCAGCAAATAGTAATTCGGGCGCCAAATCCAAAATGTCTGCCATTATCCACGGTATTTTGTTATTGGTAAGTGTTGTAACTATTCCATTAATATTGAATAAAATTCCATTGGCAACATTAGCAGCCATATTACTATTAGTAGGATACAAACTTGCTAAACCATCCATATTTAAGCACTTTTGGGAAAAAGGAAAATATCAATTTGTTCCTTTTATTGCCACATTATTGGCAGTAGTATTTACTGATTTATTAAAAGGAGTGGCTTTAGGAATTATAATTAGTATCATATTTGTTTTAAAAGGGAACCTGAAACGTGCCTATAATTTTAGAAAAGAAGAATATGCGGACGGCGATGTTATTCATATTGATTTAGCACAAGAAGTTTCTTTTTTGAATAAAGCTGCAATAAAATCTACGTTGAATGATATTCCAGAAAATTCAAAAGTAATTATAGATGCAAAAGACACTGTTTATATAGCACATGATATTTTGGATTTAATCCATGAATTCAAAACCACAAGAGGTAAAGATTATAATATTAAAGTTAAACTTAGAGGTTTTAAAAAAGCTTATCAGCTAGAAAATACTGAAGAAACGCCAAACAAAGT harbors:
- a CDS encoding response regulator — translated: MLDQILCIDDDPITLMLCKKVLIKASFSNEIITSQNGEEALCYFNTLKYTNTESELKKHPQLIFLDLNMPVMGGWEFLEQFNTEAFSEFKNIKIIVLSSTIDPEDLEKSKKYPMVIDFLSKPITLAMLEYLKNKI
- the rpsT gene encoding 30S ribosomal protein S20 produces the protein MANHKSALKRIRSNEKRRVLNRYQHKTTRNAIKALRIATDKVDATSKLSNVISMIDKLAKKNIIHDNKASNLKSKLTKHVAKL
- the proS gene encoding proline--tRNA ligase; protein product: MSKNLTTRSEDYSKWYNELVVKADLAENSGVRGCMVIKPYGYAIWEKMQAELDRMFKETGHQNAYFPLFVPKSMFEAEEKNAEGFAKECAIVTHYRLKNDPDRPGKLMVDPNAKLEEELIVRPTSEAIIWSTYKGWVQSYRDLPLLINQWANVVRWEMRTRLFLRTAEFLWQEGHTAHATKKEAIEESEKMMHVYAEFAENFMAIPVIKGFKTETERFAGAEETYCIEALMQDGKALQAGTSHFLGQNFAKAFDVKFANAEGKQEHVWGTSWGVSTRLMGALVMTHSDDKGLVLPPNLAPIQVVIVPIHKTDEQLEEITSVVNVLVSELKKLKIAVKYDDRTTQKPGFKFAEWELKGVPVRIAVGPKDLENGTFEVARRDTLTKETISKDGIVTYINDLLAQIQIDLFEKALNYRDTHITEVNSFDEFKQVLDNKGGFVSAHWDGTAATEEKIKDLTKATIRCIPLDRVEEAGSCVFTGEPSVGRVLFAKAY
- a CDS encoding OmpP1/FadL family transporter; amino-acid sequence: MKKYLFLLLTGLTFSVAQSQEISDAIRYAQDNLNGTARFRAMGGAFGALGGDLSAINVNPAGSAIFANNQVAITLSNYDTKNNSNYFGTSTTEKNNSFDLNQAGGVFVFNSGNPTSDWKKFALSMNYDNVNNYNNSSFSAGTNPNNSVANYFLSYANGVPLNVLDNSSYASLDNGAQQALLGYQGFVINAVDENNPNNTQYTSNVPAGGNYYQENSIISSGYNGKLSFNAATSYRDKLYIGLNLNSHFTDYRKSSRFYEDNDNALDANYKIKRLSFDNELYTYGTGFSFQAGAIAKITNEIRVGLAYESSTWYHLSDEFSQKLVAVSSNSSGELSPDVVDPQITNLYQPYKLQTPSKVTGSFAYVFGKSGLISVDYSMKDYSKTKFKPENDTYFSAVNSNMNAILDKTNELRLGAEYKIEAWSLRAGYRFEQSPYKNKTTVGDLKGYSGGLGYNFGSTKVDLAYSTAERNSQQGFFSQGLTDGAEIKSINNNVSLTLLFEL
- the rimO gene encoding 30S ribosomal protein S12 methylthiotransferase RimO — its product is MRTKSLKKNKINVITLGCSKNVYDSEVLMGQLRASGKDVEHEAPAESEGNIIVINTCGFIDNAKAESVNMILEYADKKERGLVDKVFVTGCLSERYKPDLEKEIPNVDQFFGTTELPALLKALGADYKHELLGERLTTTPKNYAYLKISEGCDRPCSFCAIPLMRGKNVSQTIEKLVKEAEGLAKNGVKELILIAQDLTYYGLDLYKKRNLGELLEALVKVEGIEWIRLHYAFPTGFPMDVLEIMKREPKICNYIDIPLQHISDSILKSMRRGTTQAKTTKLLKDFREAVPGMAIRTTLIVGYPGETQEDFNILKEFVQEMKFDRMGCFAYSHEENTHAYLLEDDVPDNVKQDRANEIMELQSQISWDLNQEKVGQVFKCIIDRKEGGHFVGRTEFDSPDVDNEVLIDASKHYVKTGEFVMIKIIEATEFDLYGEPV
- a CDS encoding N-acetylmuramoyl-L-alanine amidase → MRNSFYYLILAFIITSCASNPYKATEKIYDKKLHDLKETLSNKESISLPLGNNYKITVDTLYTNQLHSVKDSISRTSLTILKNGVNTEWISTVNFNLRKPNFIIIHHTAQDSIQQTIKTFTLANTQVSAHYVIANDGRVIQMLNDYLRAWHAGAGSWGKNTDINSASIGIELDNNGTKPFSELQINSLLALLTKLKKDYNIPAQNIIGHSDIAPARKKDPSALFPWKTLAEKGFGIWSNEILEIAPVDFNVEQALRIIGYDTKNLPVAIMAFKLHYVQTDINDVLDDNTKNIIYSIFKQQ
- a CDS encoding outer membrane beta-barrel protein, whose amino-acid sequence is MKKALTILVILLTTSITFAQDAPAPATTFGGSADMYYKYDFANLAGNGKTSFTNSHNSFELGMASIEASHKIGKGSVFVDLGFGNRAKEFTYNDKASSFMIKQLIFTYEFSEKFKVIGGSFTTHIGYELLDAVDNKNYSMSYAFTNGPFFNTGVKAQYTSGKVSFMAGVTNPTDFKTTIEAGSTQKTFIGQVAYVGDSGSVYFNATSGSSNPATTVNKTQFDVVASKKITDKFSLGFNGTYALINDDVTSANDEKWFALIGYANYAAKDNISLAYRLEYFDATDAAVTLSTLGGSSIVGNTLSLNYKVGNLTIIPEVRVDLSSKDIFMDSNSNPSGSNAYVLLATTYSF
- a CDS encoding SulP family inorganic anion transporter; translated protein: MTKKINLFANLKSDFASGLVVFLVALPLCLGIAMASGAPLFSGIISGIIGGIVVGYLSKSHLSVSGPAAGLTAIVLTAITDLGAFDIFLTAVFIAGLIQLALGFIKAGTISNYFPTNVIEGMLAGIGIIIILKQLPHAFGYDSDFEGDQAFLELDGSNTFSALLAVSNYIQLGSIIITVLSLLILIAWDKVPFLKKLKLVPGALIAVVVGVVLNEIFTSSGSSLAIATEHLVSLPVPTTLEEFKQIIVTPNFSGITNSKVWVVAFTIAIVASIETLLSVEAADRMDVQKRYTDTNAELKAQGIGNMVSSLLGGLPLTSVIVRTSANSNSGAKSKMSAIIHGILLLVSVVTIPLILNKIPLATLAAILLLVGYKLAKPSIFKHFWEKGKYQFVPFIATLLAVVFTDLLKGVALGIIISIIFVLKGNLKRAYNFRKEEYADGDVIHIDLAQEVSFLNKAAIKSTLNDIPENSKVIIDAKDTVYIAHDILDLIHEFKTTRGKDYNIKVKLRGFKKAYQLENTEETPNKVTFEHYYDAAKRKTVKREILTEDFIE